In Cenarchaeum symbiont of Oopsacas minuta, a single window of DNA contains:
- a CDS encoding metal-sulfur cluster biosynthetic enzyme: MENVTPDAVRKSLKQCMDPEVPINIVDMGLIYGIDVSGSNVHIRMTMTTQGCPLHETMVQDVTRYAKKVPGVTDVKVEVVWDPPWTMEKLTDDARETLKKMGANAGMATPAPINYEIAMPQGVGNLVKQDDGSLVLANEHEQGFMVNDAIVEFWKMCNGKRKMTELVDLFAKHTGMQRGQVEKEVMQLIQQLRDGGLVTIPTLSETPNVEFNR; this comes from the coding sequence ATGGAAAATGTTACCCCCGATGCAGTAAGAAAGTCTCTAAAACAGTGTATGGATCCAGAGGTTCCAATAAACATAGTGGATATGGGACTCATATACGGTATTGATGTTTCTGGCTCTAATGTACATATCCGTATGACAATGACCACACAAGGATGTCCACTTCATGAGACAATGGTGCAAGATGTGACGCGTTATGCAAAAAAAGTTCCAGGTGTTACTGACGTAAAGGTGGAAGTTGTTTGGGATCCTCCATGGACCATGGAAAAACTCACAGATGATGCAAGAGAGACTCTTAAAAAAATGGGTGCAAATGCGGGAATGGCAACACCAGCTCCAATAAACTATGAGATTGCTATGCCACAAGGAGTAGGTAATCTAGTAAAGCAAGATGATGGTTCACTAGTTTTGGCAAACGAGCACGAACAAGGATTTATGGTAAATGATGCCATAGTTGAATTTTGGAAAATGTGTAATGGCAAAAGAAAGATGACCGAACTAGTAGATCTATTTGCAAAACATACTGGCATGCAACGTGGTCAAGTAGAAAAAGAGGTCATGCAATTAATACAACAACTTCGTGATGGAGGGCTTGTTACAATACCAACTTTATCGGAAACGCCAAACGTAGAATTTAATAGATAA
- a CDS encoding short-chain alcohol dehydrogenase: MRAVVLGGSRGIGYAIAESLSKAGCDVFAASKADVDTSDLESVKKFASMHPETDVLVLNTGGPPPAEFDKVSENDWQKYHNQLFLGFCLLVRQINITDGGYLFVISSSVIKEPSARLAVSGAYRSAFASIFRLLSVKLAKRDITCVTILPGPTNTDRTRELVDDVDKFAADLPMGRLGEPKEIGDMIKSIVKNNIKYVSGAMISFDGGASKYIH, translated from the coding sequence ATGCGTGCAGTGGTTCTTGGAGGATCAAGAGGTATAGGATATGCCATAGCTGAATCTCTCAGCAAAGCTGGATGCGATGTGTTTGCTGCATCCAAGGCAGATGTTGACACATCTGATCTAGAGAGTGTGAAAAAATTTGCGAGTATGCATCCAGAGACAGATGTGTTGGTATTAAACACAGGTGGGCCTCCACCTGCCGAATTTGACAAAGTTTCAGAGAATGATTGGCAAAAATATCATAATCAGCTTTTTTTGGGGTTTTGTCTTTTGGTACGCCAGATCAATATTACAGATGGAGGTTATCTTTTCGTCATAAGCTCGTCTGTTATCAAAGAGCCTTCTGCTAGACTTGCAGTCTCTGGTGCATACCGTTCAGCCTTTGCTAGTATCTTTAGATTGTTGTCTGTAAAGTTGGCCAAAAGAGACATTACTTGCGTTACAATATTACCAGGTCCGACAAACACCGATCGTACAAGAGAGCTTGTAGATGATGTCGATAAATTCGCCGCAGATCTTCCAATGGGCAGATTGGGAGAACCCAAAGAGATTGGCGATATGATCAAATCCATAGTAAAAAATAATATAAAATATGTCTCTGGTGCTATGATAAGTTTTGACGGTGGAGCATCAAAGTATATCCACTAG
- a CDS encoding aminotransferase: protein MKVSKKVVGVEYAIRDIVTAARRVEGEGKKVEYLNIGDPLQFGFKPPQNVKDAMIKAINTDQNYYSQSEGLLELCKEIAKKESAKGLDVDADNVLVTNGVSEGLDMVMSSIVEDGDEVLLPGPYYPPYASYIRLHGGIPVEFAVDLKNARPDMNDLKSKITKKTVAICIINPNNPTGAVFDIGSLKEIIDISAEHNLYLICDEIYDRIFFEGKFDSIGRVAKDAPVILLNGFSKVHLMSGWRIGYICFNRACAALDELRENLPKLARVRIATNLPVQYAAIESLRGSQEYVSEFVDELQKRRDYVIKRLNSIDGISCPIPGGAFYAFPKIENSKLGNDVEFTKGLLEEQGVLTVHGSGFGTKYGTGHFRLVYLPPMDTLESSMNKIEAFCASRQ from the coding sequence TTGAAAGTATCAAAAAAAGTCGTTGGTGTAGAGTATGCTATACGCGATATTGTAACAGCTGCAAGACGTGTAGAAGGTGAGGGAAAAAAGGTAGAATATCTCAATATAGGGGATCCACTCCAATTTGGCTTTAAACCACCACAGAATGTTAAAGACGCCATGATCAAGGCGATAAACACAGATCAGAATTATTATTCCCAGTCAGAAGGTCTGCTGGAACTTTGTAAAGAAATTGCAAAAAAAGAATCAGCCAAAGGACTTGACGTTGACGCAGATAACGTTCTTGTGACAAATGGTGTCTCTGAAGGACTAGACATGGTCATGTCATCAATCGTAGAGGATGGTGATGAAGTATTGCTTCCTGGTCCATATTATCCACCATATGCATCGTATATCCGACTTCACGGAGGAATACCAGTGGAATTTGCAGTTGATTTAAAGAATGCAAGACCAGACATGAATGATCTAAAATCCAAAATTACCAAAAAGACTGTGGCCATATGTATAATCAATCCAAATAATCCTACTGGAGCTGTCTTTGATATTGGATCATTAAAAGAGATCATAGACATCTCTGCTGAACACAACTTGTATCTGATCTGCGATGAGATATACGATAGGATATTCTTTGAGGGAAAATTTGACAGTATTGGACGCGTGGCAAAAGATGCACCTGTAATACTACTCAATGGATTCTCCAAAGTTCACCTAATGTCTGGATGGAGAATAGGATACATTTGTTTTAACCGAGCATGTGCTGCTCTAGATGAGTTGCGTGAAAATCTTCCAAAGCTTGCCCGTGTACGCATAGCAACAAATCTACCAGTACAATATGCTGCAATTGAATCGTTACGTGGCTCGCAAGAATATGTGAGCGAGTTTGTAGACGAGCTTCAAAAGAGACGTGATTATGTGATAAAACGTCTAAACTCCATAGACGGTATCTCTTGTCCGATTCCGGGCGGCGCATTTTACGCATTTCCAAAGATAGAGAATTCAAAGCTTGGCAATGATGTGGAATTTACCAAAGGATTGTTGGAGGAGCAGGGTGTACTGACTGTACATGGTTCTGGATTTGGTACAAAGTACGGAACGGGTCATTTTCGACTCGTATATCTGCCTCCAATGGATACACTAGAATCTTCCATGAACAAGATAGAAGCGTTCTGTGCTAGTCGTCAATAA
- a CDS encoding pyridoxamine 5'-phosphate oxidase: protein MNSDKFLREQKIMRLATVNSNGVPHVVPVWYLYDGKKFQIGTNTKTVKARNVSANKLVAYCIDKGVRSPDIMCHTGRGIAKIITGSEVAKIAESILLLYFDSMESKRAQELLDDTDCIIEITPSNSCEWSY, encoded by the coding sequence ATGAACAGCGATAAATTTTTGCGCGAACAAAAAATAATGAGGCTTGCCACAGTCAACAGTAATGGAGTTCCACATGTGGTACCAGTTTGGTATTTGTACGATGGTAAAAAATTCCAAATTGGAACCAATACAAAGACAGTAAAAGCTCGCAACGTGAGCGCCAACAAACTAGTTGCATACTGTATAGACAAAGGAGTACGCTCTCCAGATATTATGTGTCATACGGGGCGTGGAATAGCAAAGATCATAACCGGTTCTGAGGTTGCCAAGATTGCAGAATCCATATTATTACTATATTTTGACAGTATGGAATCAAAGAGAGCACAAGAGCTACTAGATGATACTGACTGTATAATAGAGATCACACCATCGAATTCATGTGAATGGAGTTATTGA
- a CDS encoding putative membrane protein codes for MSYEFRRRGKNWHTAMGLLFIVSGTIVLVRQILIWTPDFVFDFILNSEFTNEKVSIAMLGFGVILIAIGMRDTNEQR; via the coding sequence ATGAGCTATGAATTTAGGCGCCGTGGAAAAAACTGGCATACTGCAATGGGATTATTGTTCATAGTATCTGGAACAATAGTACTAGTACGTCAGATATTGATATGGACACCAGATTTTGTATTTGATTTTATTTTAAATTCCGAGTTTACAAATGAAAAAGTTTCTATAGCCATGCTTGGATTTGGTGTGATTTTAATTGCCATTGGGATGAGAGATACCAATGAACAGCGATAA
- a CDS encoding NADPH-dependent F420 reductase has protein sequence MKIGIIGGTGGMGKGFATRWCKENNILIGSRDADRAITSAKEYEDGAKKAYGTINGSISGHSNDDVAEQSDVLVLSIPYENIDTICPSLFSKTREECIVISPIVPMTKTDVGFEFIPLKEDKKFAHQMVASHMKNPALLVSAFHVISEKKLADPNRDLDYDIFVCGDDANAVKTVNTLISQINGLRALYLGSSTLAYMAEMATPLLLNVMIKNKLKNPGIKIV, from the coding sequence ATGAAGATTGGCATTATTGGAGGAACTGGCGGAATGGGAAAAGGTTTTGCCACAAGATGGTGCAAAGAGAATAATATTTTGATAGGTTCAAGAGATGCAGATAGAGCCATTACATCGGCTAAAGAATATGAAGATGGTGCAAAGAAAGCCTATGGAACGATTAACGGAAGCATATCTGGTCATTCCAACGACGATGTGGCAGAACAAAGTGACGTGCTTGTTTTGTCCATACCATATGAAAACATCGATACGATATGTCCTAGCCTTTTCTCAAAGACAAGAGAAGAATGTATCGTGATAAGTCCCATAGTACCAATGACAAAGACCGACGTGGGTTTTGAATTTATTCCTTTAAAGGAAGATAAAAAATTCGCCCACCAAATGGTTGCATCGCATATGAAGAATCCTGCTCTACTAGTCTCAGCATTTCATGTAATATCAGAAAAGAAACTTGCAGATCCCAACAGGGATCTAGATTATGACATATTTGTGTGCGGGGATGATGCAAATGCAGTTAAAACTGTAAACACTCTCATATCTCAAATAAACGGATTGCGTGCCTTGTATCTTGGTTCTAGTACACTAGCATATATGGCAGAGATGGCCACACCTTTATTGTTGAATGTTATGATTAAAAACAAGCTGAAAAATCCTGGGATAAAAATAGTCTAA
- a CDS encoding Phosphoglycerate mutase: protein MPIFIEYLRPILLLFVYKVVILMNSIIFLRHGQAENNTKRMLTGRTKGVALTQQGIKQAHECAHLLKGHKIAHIYSSPMERAYETARITAEHNNIQLTVDERLTELDMGSFTGSKYDDIMTKHGNVFLKFYKNDPGISKYDVETLDHLRERILDMVDYVRNKHPGESVVLATHMDPIKVAISHAMNLDAESIHDFVVANASLTILGIDDQNVWIRAINLMPISRFDSQF, encoded by the coding sequence ATGCCAATCTTCATTGAATATTTGCGCCCAATCTTATTATTATTCGTATACAAGGTTGTGATATTGATGAATTCTATCATTTTTTTAAGGCACGGACAAGCAGAGAATAATACAAAACGAATGCTTACAGGACGTACCAAAGGTGTCGCGCTTACACAACAAGGTATAAAACAAGCACACGAGTGTGCCCATCTTCTAAAAGGGCATAAAATAGCACATATCTACTCTAGTCCTATGGAGAGGGCGTATGAGACTGCACGTATAACTGCAGAGCACAACAACATTCAGCTAACAGTGGACGAGAGACTCACAGAGTTGGATATGGGATCATTTACAGGATCAAAATACGATGATATAATGACAAAACATGGTAACGTATTTCTAAAATTTTATAAAAACGATCCAGGGATATCAAAGTACGACGTAGAGACCCTTGATCATCTAAGAGAACGTATTTTGGATATGGTGGACTATGTTAGAAACAAACATCCTGGTGAATCTGTCGTTTTGGCAACGCATATGGATCCGATAAAAGTAGCAATCTCGCATGCAATGAATCTTGATGCTGAATCCATACACGATTTTGTCGTAGCCAATGCCTCACTTACGATTTTAGGTATAGATGATCAAAACGTTTGGATTCGAGCCATCAATCTGATGCCAATCTCACGCTTTGACTCTCAATTCTAG
- a CDS encoding multicopper oxidase: protein MAHKPCNMYNSRSNKMILSLVVIGAIIMVLAFVPMSTIGQQSEQTFTTHSGAVIKTSGQVLDPLYTESTLEFDPMEFLRNFEYGTVTHLKDGTTLREFTIVADDDHIMEISPGIFYNVWTFNGTVPGPTIRATEGDLVRIHFINNGSKPHTMHFHGIHAAEFDGVFESVGPGGQFVYEWIADPVGVHPYHCHIMPLEEHISHGLYGVYIVDPKEPRPLADEMVMVLNGFDTDFDTENNLYAANTIPFYYQHHPIRIETKDLIRIYVVNMVEFDAINNFHLHGNLYHYYPTGTDTVPSFYTDMITLSQTERGIMEFVYNYPGKYVFHAHKTEFSEKGWVGMFAVSDSRGSEEYES, encoded by the coding sequence ATGGCTCATAAACCATGCAATATGTATAATTCACGATCAAACAAGATGATTCTTTCACTTGTGGTAATAGGTGCAATAATTATGGTACTTGCGTTTGTACCAATGTCCACTATAGGCCAACAGAGCGAGCAGACATTTACAACTCATTCTGGTGCTGTGATCAAAACCTCAGGTCAAGTACTTGATCCATTATATACTGAATCTACTCTAGAGTTTGATCCGATGGAATTTTTGCGTAATTTTGAATATGGAACAGTAACGCATCTAAAAGATGGTACAACGTTACGGGAATTTACCATCGTAGCAGACGATGATCATATAATGGAGATATCTCCTGGTATCTTTTACAACGTTTGGACATTCAACGGCACTGTACCAGGTCCTACAATTCGTGCCACCGAAGGAGATCTAGTGAGAATTCATTTCATAAATAATGGTTCAAAACCGCACACGATGCATTTTCATGGAATACATGCAGCCGAGTTTGATGGTGTCTTTGAATCTGTAGGTCCTGGAGGACAATTTGTCTATGAATGGATCGCAGACCCAGTAGGAGTGCATCCATATCATTGTCATATAATGCCACTAGAAGAGCATATTTCACACGGTCTGTACGGTGTATACATTGTAGATCCAAAGGAGCCAAGACCTCTTGCAGATGAGATGGTAATGGTGCTGAACGGATTTGACACAGACTTTGATACAGAGAACAATCTCTATGCTGCAAATACGATACCATTTTACTATCAACACCATCCAATACGGATAGAGACCAAAGATCTCATACGCATATACGTGGTAAATATGGTAGAGTTTGATGCGATAAACAATTTTCACCTGCATGGCAATCTGTATCATTATTATCCAACTGGAACTGATACAGTTCCATCGTTTTATACAGACATGATAACACTATCGCAGACCGAACGAGGAATAATGGAGTTTGTCTACAATTATCCAGGAAAGTACGTATTTCATGCACACAAGACAGAGTTTTCTGAGAAAGGTTGGGTAGGCATGTTTGCTGTATCCGATAGTAGAGGATCCGAAGAGTATGAGAGCTAG
- a CDS encoding divalent cation transporter has protein sequence MRASWQGIIATIVPVVAIAIMTFWLAGSGSQTIDEILPQRLPEVTIEQVSFKDSQILLDIRNTGLVDVEIAMADVNDRIQPAAVEPDGQLGRFESAVVRIPFEWNEAEPYSVGVTIKDGTRFTRDIKAAAPVPERGADLVGALVIIGAYVGVIPVMVGLLWSPFIRNASFSRYAFFLSLTAGMLFFIGIDSLLAALETATENLSDSFDGQMLVATIATISFLGLYYAERKLAGTAKISGPLAAGVAISTGIGLHNLGEGLAIGAAIGLGQAALGAFLIVGFALHNTTEGVAIASSQARAHTSIIRLAALGAIAGVPAIFGTLMGGLAYSPLAAVIFLSIAGGAVFQVILLVLQMLRTQNSNKWPKGFVLPAGIASGMIIMYLTGLIVG, from the coding sequence ATGAGAGCTAGCTGGCAAGGGATAATTGCGACTATTGTTCCAGTCGTGGCAATAGCTATTATGACATTTTGGCTTGCTGGATCTGGCTCACAAACCATAGATGAGATCTTACCCCAGAGACTGCCAGAGGTAACAATAGAGCAAGTATCTTTTAAAGACTCACAGATCCTACTAGATATACGAAATACTGGTCTTGTAGATGTTGAGATTGCTATGGCTGATGTAAACGATAGAATACAGCCTGCTGCAGTAGAGCCAGATGGACAACTAGGAAGATTCGAGAGCGCCGTTGTGCGTATTCCATTTGAATGGAATGAGGCAGAACCATATTCTGTGGGAGTTACCATAAAAGACGGAACAAGGTTTACGCGAGACATAAAAGCTGCTGCTCCAGTTCCAGAGCGCGGAGCTGACCTTGTGGGAGCACTTGTAATAATTGGCGCATATGTGGGAGTTATTCCAGTAATGGTGGGACTCTTGTGGTCGCCGTTCATACGCAATGCCAGTTTTAGCCGTTATGCATTTTTTTTATCTCTTACAGCCGGCATGCTGTTCTTTATTGGAATCGACTCTCTGCTTGCAGCATTGGAGACTGCTACAGAAAATCTCTCAGATAGCTTTGATGGACAGATGCTTGTAGCTACAATCGCGACAATCTCGTTTTTGGGGCTATATTATGCCGAACGCAAACTCGCTGGAACAGCAAAGATCTCTGGACCGCTGGCAGCAGGAGTTGCTATCTCTACTGGTATTGGATTACACAATCTAGGAGAAGGACTTGCAATAGGGGCAGCAATCGGACTTGGACAGGCTGCACTTGGAGCGTTTCTCATAGTGGGATTTGCACTGCATAATACAACAGAAGGCGTGGCAATTGCATCTTCTCAGGCTAGAGCGCATACATCCATTATTAGACTTGCAGCACTAGGTGCTATAGCTGGCGTACCTGCAATATTTGGAACGTTGATGGGAGGTCTTGCATACTCGCCACTAGCAGCTGTCATCTTTTTGTCAATAGCTGGAGGGGCAGTATTTCAAGTAATATTGCTTGTACTACAGATGTTACGTACTCAAAACTCTAACAAATGGCCAAAAGGATTTGTGTTACCTGCAGGTATTGCATCTGGCATGATTATAATGTACTTGACAGGTTTGATTGTTGGATAG
- a CDS encoding Transposase, producing the protein MVNVHGWMQKRSSSRRDCRKLHIVRAKNGIIVSHMVTGKRRHNAPVFEQMCKKIPQGSGYVILDAAYLSHIICTLIEDMGRIPVIMPKKIFV; encoded by the coding sequence ATGGTCAACGTACATGGTTGGATGCAAAAAAGGTCTAGTTCTAGGCGTGATTGTCGCAAACTACACATTGTGAGAGCAAAAAATGGTATAATTGTATCACATATGGTTACTGGTAAAAGACGTCATAATGCACCTGTATTTGAACAAATGTGTAAAAAAATACCACAAGGTTCAGGCTATGTGATACTTGATGCAGCATATCTTTCACATATTATATGCACACTCATCGAAGATATGGGACGTATTCCTGTAATAATGCCAAAAAAAATATTCGTGTAA
- a CDS encoding Transposase yields MSKRTKIFVQDESIVNSDGKMIKKYWCNEDERPIYRWKGDHRKFIAYGMISISGERFFRSYDKFDGPTFLRYVKDAVAKYGRIMIIADRASQHRTKDLERYVQENQDKIRIEYLPKASPQHNIMETIWFVAKQAMDHSEYYPQLEDKRSNFMKYLRTKKLPNNVTDYFKPKMEDFLTNL; encoded by the coding sequence ATGTCAAAGAGGACAAAAATTTTCGTCCAGGATGAGAGCATAGTCAACAGCGATGGAAAGATGATCAAAAAATACTGGTGCAACGAGGATGAGCGCCCCATCTATCGATGGAAGGGCGATCATAGAAAATTCATAGCATACGGAATGATCTCAATTTCCGGCGAGCGATTCTTTAGATCGTATGATAAATTTGATGGTCCAACATTTCTACGATACGTAAAAGATGCAGTTGCAAAATACGGTCGCATAATGATAATTGCTGACAGAGCCAGTCAACACAGAACAAAAGATCTTGAAAGATATGTGCAGGAAAATCAAGACAAAATTCGAATCGAATATCTTCCAAAAGCATCACCACAACACAACATCATGGAGACAATCTGGTTTGTTGCCAAGCAGGCTATGGATCATTCAGAGTACTATCCACAACTAGAGGATAAGAGAAGTAATTTCATGAAATATCTGAGAACAAAGAAACTACCTAATAACGTTACTGATTATTTTAAACCAAAGATGGAGGATTTTTTAACGAACTTATGA
- a CDS encoding putative membrane protein yields the protein MKINKQELFDDYNKQIYKIPIQDVTYLNENMAHDKIYEDILKMVGYEYELRWPEKRSFKLKRILKINSKQKTKKIIPKRSLFAVSACVCIMITASLAFQFPYNLMAVLPFSAPLFFNSKHIWDKIHNEK from the coding sequence ATGAAAATAAACAAACAAGAATTATTTGATGATTATAATAAACAAATATACAAAATCCCAATCCAAGATGTGACATATCTTAATGAAAATATGGCACATGATAAAATATATGAAGACATATTAAAAATGGTTGGATATGAATATGAATTAAGATGGCCTGAGAAACGATCATTCAAATTAAAACGCATATTAAAAATTAACTCTAAACAAAAAACGAAAAAAATAATCCCAAAACGATCCTTGTTTGCAGTGAGTGCATGTGTATGTATAATGATTACTGCTTCTCTGGCATTTCAATTTCCATATAATCTAATGGCAGTATTACCATTTTCAGCACCATTGTTTTTTAATAGTAAACATATTTGGGATAAAATACATAATGAGAAATAA
- a CDS encoding putative membrane protein — translation MDNGHIIIPKDQMPSLPSNFKVTKLGWPKKSIRQYRYGRLHIREYNDRFEAHVDKIDPKIDPLGHVVHDAPEVLAMIGSGVTTAIVTGAVTYKKTGSKLFSIVASISTGLAVAYVAKNICDKQKEM, via the coding sequence ATGGATAATGGACACATAATCATACCAAAAGATCAGATGCCGTCACTACCATCTAATTTCAAAGTAACAAAACTTGGATGGCCAAAAAAATCAATCCGGCAGTATAGATATGGCAGATTGCACATACGTGAATACAATGATCGATTCGAGGCTCATGTTGACAAGATAGACCCAAAGATAGATCCATTGGGACATGTTGTACATGATGCCCCTGAAGTGCTTGCGATGATCGGCAGTGGAGTAACTACAGCTATAGTCACAGGAGCTGTTACATACAAAAAAACTGGATCAAAATTATTCTCTATAGTTGCAAGTATATCTACAGGACTAGCTGTGGCATATGTGGCAAAAAATATATGCGACAAGCAAAAGGAAATGTAA
- a CDS encoding Protein kinase, protein MIHVFILLLPVSLALRKDRKKWIKKEYGSEYINKAQKNARRLLNTFVSLGPAYVKLGQWLSSRADILPQPYMIELAKLQDEVPPAPYAQIEKIMRHDLGESYHKLEQINTKAVSGASLGQVYLAKVDGKAVAVKVKRPGIDKVIKEDIAVLKRIFPIALKFVDPNLGFSAKGMLEQFDESIQEEMDYTKEAKNLKEIRDNISDRNDVVIPAVYDELSTKNVLTMEYISGTKVTDIESLDRMGIDRHKLVLDVHKVFFRMLLCNAIFHADPHPGNISVTKEGHLILYDFGMVGRIDEQTRMKLVRLYLALVEKDPSRTVRTMNSLGMLAPDANAELIERAIDLSVQAMHGQKPDQMEVESLLEIANRTMSHFPFLLPKNLALYLRMTSIIEGIYKTHQIEFKFVELMKQILVEENLMYEAYVGEIRTTVETFVKSAQDIISLVPELKKFLNENRQMRYTKKRDAILSTSVISGAGFVGSSILYTSDQILGTVGMTITIVSFAVMLVRKRTKF, encoded by the coding sequence ATGATCCATGTCTTTATTCTTCTACTTCCCGTATCACTTGCTCTCCGTAAAGATAGAAAAAAATGGATAAAAAAAGAATATGGATCTGAATATATCAATAAAGCACAAAAAAATGCGCGCAGACTTTTGAATACATTTGTATCACTAGGTCCTGCATACGTTAAACTCGGTCAGTGGCTCTCCTCTCGAGCTGATATACTTCCACAACCATACATGATCGAGCTTGCAAAACTGCAAGATGAGGTGCCTCCTGCACCATACGCGCAAATAGAAAAGATAATGCGGCATGATCTAGGAGAATCGTATCATAAATTAGAGCAGATAAACACAAAGGCTGTATCTGGAGCTTCACTTGGACAAGTATACCTAGCAAAGGTGGATGGAAAAGCAGTGGCAGTAAAAGTAAAACGACCAGGAATAGATAAAGTGATCAAAGAGGATATTGCCGTATTAAAGAGAATATTCCCAATAGCACTAAAATTCGTAGACCCAAACTTGGGATTCTCTGCAAAAGGAATGCTAGAACAGTTTGATGAGAGCATACAAGAAGAGATGGATTACACAAAAGAGGCCAAAAACCTAAAAGAGATAAGAGACAACATCTCGGATCGCAATGATGTGGTAATACCTGCAGTATATGATGAGCTGTCCACAAAAAATGTGCTTACCATGGAGTACATTTCAGGAACAAAAGTAACTGATATCGAGTCCCTTGATCGTATGGGAATAGACCGACACAAGCTTGTACTTGATGTGCACAAGGTGTTTTTTAGAATGCTCTTATGCAACGCAATATTTCATGCCGATCCACACCCTGGAAACATATCTGTCACAAAAGAAGGTCATCTCATACTGTATGATTTTGGTATGGTAGGACGCATTGATGAGCAGACACGTATGAAACTTGTACGACTATATCTTGCACTAGTAGAGAAAGATCCATCACGTACGGTACGTACAATGAACTCCCTTGGAATGCTCGCCCCAGATGCAAATGCAGAGCTCATAGAACGCGCAATTGATCTTAGCGTGCAGGCTATGCACGGACAAAAGCCAGATCAGATGGAAGTTGAGAGCCTTTTAGAGATTGCAAACAGAACCATGAGTCATTTTCCGTTTTTGCTACCAAAGAATCTTGCCTTGTATCTAAGAATGACCTCTATCATAGAAGGCATATACAAAACACATCAGATAGAGTTCAAGTTTGTAGAGTTGATGAAGCAGATACTTGTAGAGGAGAATCTCATGTATGAAGCATATGTAGGAGAGATAAGAACAACAGTAGAGACTTTTGTAAAGTCAGCTCAAGATATAATCTCTCTAGTACCAGAGCTAAAAAAATTCCTAAATGAGAATCGCCAAATGAGATACACAAAAAAACGTGATGCCATACTCTCAACATCTGTAATATCTGGGGCAGGTTTTGTTGGCTCATCGATACTGTATACATCGGATCAAATACTAGGAACTGTTGGAATGACAATTACAATTGTATCTTTTGCTGTAATGCTTGTTAGAAAACGCACAAAGTTTTAG